The nucleotide window AATTCTGACTCCAACCCTTAACAGTtgtgggaccttgggcaagtttccgaacctctctgagccttggttcctttgtgtgtgtgtgtgtgtctcatcAGGGTTCTTGTGAGGATGTGATGAGCTGGGTAtgaggtgttagttgctcagtcatgtctgactctttgcagccccatggatggtagtccaccaggtccctctgtctatgggattctccaggccagaatattggagcgggtaactattcccttctccaggggctcttcctgacccagggatggaacttgagtctccagcattgcaggcggattctttaccatctgagccaccaggggatgaGTTAAAACATAATATATTTAGAATAGGGCCTGGCGGATAGTAAGTACTAAAATAAATAGGGTGAgccatttctgtttcttctagtATCCGGCATACTTAAAAAGCAGTCTGGTAGAGTAGCACAGAGCTTCGCAATCACATAAACTTGGGTTTTCTCCACGGCTCTGCCACTGTCTATGAAAGCGTCTCTGGCCAAGTTGTTTCATTGTTCTAAATCTCagttttttcacctgtaaaatggggctaacaaGAGTGGGGTCCCATGAGGTAACACCCGCCCAGTTGGAGGGTCGTGGCGGTGCTCCATAAACACTGTTGGTTACTAATGAGCTGCTCTGactttctctctgtctgtctgtctccctagGTCATCAGTACCACGGgggtgggtgagggtggggtcTGTTTTATTAAGCAGGGTCCCCGGCACCGGGCACGCACAGCAGAGACTTGGGTATCTTCGACAGTGCGGAGGAGGCCAGCCCAGGTCCTGATCCTCCCTAGGCCGGgtctccagcccctccctcttctccccccTAGCCTTTGCTCTGGCCTTACCTGCGGTGCAACGCTGGATGCGGTTCCGCAGCCACTTGAGCAGGGGCTCCATGGTGCAGCCGCACACCCAGGGGTTGCCGCCAATCTGCAGGGTCACCAGCCCGGGCAGGCCTTCGAGGGCCTCGAGGCTGAGGAAGGCCAGGCCCCCGAAGCTGAGGTCGAGGTCCCGCAGCTGCGCCAGGCCCTGGAAGGCGAGCGGGTGCACCCGGCGCAGCCCTGGGTTGTGGCTGAGGTCGATGCGCATGAGGCTGTGTGCGGCCTGGAACATGCCGGCGGGCACGTGGCTGAGGTTGTTGTAGCTCAGGTCCAGGTGTGCCAGGCGCTTGGCATGGAGGAAGAGGCCCGCGGGCAGCTCCACCAGGGAGTTGTTGCGCAGGCTGAGCACACGGAGCTCCCGGTAGCACGTGAGGTAGCCGGGCGGCACGGCGGCGATGCGGTTGTGCGCCAGGCTGAGGTTGCGCGTGTCCACGGGCAGCTCCGGGGGGACAGAGAAGAGCCGCTGGCCGCTGCAGTCCACCGCCTGATTATGGCACGTACAGAGCACCGGGCAGCTGGCGCCGCCATCCGAGGGAATCACCCCAGCCGCCACAAGGAGGGGCACCAGCAGCAGGGCGGGCCGCGGGGGCCCAGGCCAGGGCCGGTGGGCCCAGGCATCGCCCATCTTCAGCTGCGGGCAGCAGTGGTGCTGAACGGAGCCCATCGGGACTGGGGCTCTGGCGGTGGAATCAAGAGTCAGCCGCTCAGAAGGGCAGCTGCTCCCTCAGGGGCTGGAGCCCTGGGAGGTGGGGCTTGGGAGCACTGGGGGTCATGGCTTAAGCCTCTCCCAGGGGCCTCTGGGCACCGGAGGGCTCCCTGGGTGAGCGCCACTGGAGATCCCCTTTGGAGACTAGGGAGGCTCGCCACCCAGCCGAGGTCCCCCAGGGTTGGAACAGATGATTAGAGCTCGAGAAAGGGAGGACACAGGGATGTGGAGGGACCAGCTGCCCGCACATCCGCGAAGGGCCTCTGGCCGCCTTTGGGGTCCTTGTCGCCCATGACTGTTGGGTGCCCCCCGCCCTCCACCTCCGTGGACCGTGTCTGAGAGCTGGGAGGGGTGTGGGGGACAGCAAGGGTGCCttcagaggggcctggcagatcCCAGGACGCCGAAGCCCAGTCCCAGGTCTGTGCGGACGAGGCGGCCAGGGCTgctgctgtgtctcctgccctCGGGGTCTCGGAGGCCGTTTCTCCCAGGGGCCCAGGGGGCTCGAGTCCGGGAGGGCCCCGGGGTGGCCGTCTCGGGGAGGGATCCCGGGGTGAAGGGGGTCTCCAGGGGCGTCTGGCCGCCTCAGTCCGCGGGCTCAGTGTCTTCCGGGGACCGCGGGAAGGGGAGGACCCAGGCTAGCCGCGCTGTGGGCTGGTGCGGCGGGAGGAGCCCCGCGTCCAGAGGCGCAGGACTAGCGGGGCTCAGGCGACGGTCCCGATGGTCCCCGGCGGGCTCAGCGTTCAGCGAGCGGGGACAGACGCCCCTCTGCCGACAAGGAAAGCACTCAGGGGGCTGGCCGTGTCCCCGGATCCCCCGTCCTCTGTCCCGGCTTCCCGCCGCCTCCCCACCCCCGTCTCCTTGTTCTCTGCGTCCCGCCTCTGCGCGGTGGGCACCTTGCCCCACCGTCACATCGAGGTCGCCCGCTGCCTTCCCACCTGGCCTGCGGCCCTCCCGcggccccctccctgcccagggctCTGGGCTGGGCGCAGCGCGTTTGCTGCGTCtcctggccccgcccccaccagcaGCAAATGCCCCACCTTTGAACAACTCTCTAAGAAAAATGCACACACTGTCTGTTTGCACCCCCTTTCCACACTCAGCactcacatctctctctctcacacacacacagacacacacacacacgcacacacagacacacacaaacacagacacacacagacacacacacacagacacacagacacaaacagacacacacacagacacaggcacacagacactcacatgcagacacacagacacaaacagacacacacacagacacagacacacacacagacactcacatgcagacatacacacagacacacacactcacacacacagacatacacaaacacagacacacacacacacagacacacactcatacacagacacacacaggcagacagacacacacgcatacacccccccacacacagacacacacagacacacagtcacactcacacacactcacacacacagacacactcatacacagacacacacacatacacccacactcagacacacacacacacacacacacacacgcgcgcgcgcgttCTTCTCCGGGCCTCCCCCATGATCTGCCGTGGCCCGCGCTCACAccgcctcagttttctcatcctccTGCACGCGCTCCTGCAGAGCCGCCACTATCTTGCACCCCGGTGCACCCCTAACCCAGCACCCTTTCCCACGGACTCCTCGCGCCGCCCTCGGCCCCCAGCGGGCGCCCACACCCGCACCGGGCAGGCGGGAGGCCGAGCGCGGACACGCCTGGCAGCCCTGCCCCGGACCCCAGACCCTGGCCCGGGCCGGGTCCTGCCCACCCGCCGTCCTCACGTGCCCTCCCCTCACCCTCCGCCCAGCGCAGCTCTCTTCTCACGCTTGCAGCCTCCATCCCACCCACTGGGGGATCACCCCGCTCCCCGTAACCAGACCGCTTCTTTCGGAGCCCCAGCTCCCCTGCACCCCACACCCCGCGGGAGCCCACTTACTCGGGTCCGAGGACACAGCCATCCGCCTGCGGCAGACCCGGGTGCCCCTGCCTCATCCTGGCCTCCCCGAGCGAGGTTTCAGGAGGACAGACTGCCTCCCGGGCTGCTCCCCTCCCCCGGCGTCTCCTCCTCGGTGGCTCCGGCATCCTGGGGCGGCATCCTCCGGGGTTTCCAGCGCTGGGGTCCCCCTGCCGCTTCCCTTCCTTTACTCAAAGGAGAACCGAGAGAGGCGGGCGGCTTAGGAGAAAGTTCACGGAATCCTGGTGCTTCTCACCGAAACTCGGCGGTGCCCAGGCTGTTGGGGCTGGTGGCTGCCGCCAGGTccttccctcccgcctccctctctctctctctcttccctccctgctccctttttcgctcctttttttttttcctcgagGGCCAGGTACTGACGTTTCACGGTCTCTTAGCAACAGCCTCCACATCTCTGAGCAACAGGAGAGCTGGCGATGGACCCCACCGAGGCGACAGAGCAGGGAAGGAGGCATCGCGGAATCCACACCCGCGGCTCCTAGTGATGCGACGAAGGGGACGAAGGGTTCCGGGGGGCAGACACGCACGCGGGGAGAAGAGAGGGCGAGAGGACCCGGGGGagagcctggggcaggggcaAAGGCGTGGTCTGCAATCCGAGACGGAGGAAGGGAAGCTTAAGGGCATCAGACCTGAATGGGAAAGGAGTAAGGGCACGGAATagagaaaggaggagagtgaGGGGTGGGGGACAAACTGGGGGAGGCAGTAAAGACAGGAATGAAGacgggaaaaaagagagaagtgccTGAGACCAGCTTGCTCCCTTGATGGGCTGTATCTATTCAGCCCATATACAACATCTGTTTCCCTGGGTCTGAAGGTATTTTGGTCACTAGGTACCAGGTGACTAGACTGGATCAGAGCTTGTCAGGGATAATTGTAGGCGGTGGGAACTTTTCTGGGTCCCTTAACTGTCCCTCATTCCTGACCTCACGAGGTTTGAGACCCTCTGaaatgcaaagggctgactctcCTTTCCAGGTGCGGTGTACCTGGGGTTGTAGAGACAGATCTGTCTCTCGGGGAGTGAAAGTTGCCAGGAAAACCTTGTGGCTCTTGCTCTTTGTCCAGGCCCAGAGGCTCTGTTGTCCCGTTTGCATCTCTCCAAGCTTCCTGCTCACTCCCACCCCAGACCAACTTCAGAAGAGGGTCAAGACTTTGCAACACCTCTTTTCTTGTTGACCCATGGAGCAAGTCGCTAGCTgccctgaattaaaaaaaaagtttggctgTTGGTTTGAtcaaagagctgcctcatttcttcttttaattattagttattgagcactcactgtgtgctgcttccctggtggctcagctggtaaagaatctgcctgcaatgcaggagagccaggtttgatcccttggttgggaagatcccctggagaagggaatggcaacccactgcagtattcttggttggaaaatcccatggacagaggagcctgatgggctacagttcacggggtcgcaaagagtcggacacgactgaatgacacACAGCAACcactatgtgctgggcacttgATCACACAGTGGGAAGGGGAGTGAAGAAGCGAGTAAGGCTCAACGTCAGACAACGGAGATCATGGCGGCCGGTCccgccacttcatgggaaatagatggggaaacagtggaaacagggtcagactttatctttttgggctccaaaatcactgcagatggtggctgcagccatgaaattaaaagacgcttactccttggaaggaaagttatgaccaacctagatagcatattgaaaagcagggacattactttgccaacagaggttcgtctagtcaaggctatggttttcctgtggtcatgtatggatgtgagagttggactgtgaagaaggctgagcgctgaagaattgatgcttttgaactgtggtgttggagaacagtgttgagagtcccttggactgcaaggagatccaaccagtccattctgaaggagatcagccctgggtgttctttggaaggactgatgctaaagctgaaactccagtactttggccacttcatgtgaagagttgactcattggaaaagactctgatgctgggagggattgggggcaggaggagaaggggatgacagaggatgagatggctggatggcatcactgactcgatggacgtgagtctgggtgaactccgggagttggtgatggacagggaggcctggcgtgctgcgattcatggggtcgcaaagagtcggacacgactgagcgactgaactgaactgaactgaagataaatttAAGTTCTGCCCTTATAAGGGCTaactcaaaagtaaataaatacagagCTAGCTCTAGCCCTGTCTGTCAGCTCAGTTGATCTCAGGCTTCTTGTATTTCAGTAATTTCTTAGATCTTTAGGGGAAACTGAAGTGGAATAGTAGAAAACAGGTATCAAGTTGTATAGATTTACAAAGTTCTCAAAATCACCATCTTTTCTAGCATGAGTCTTTTTTtcatttggaggataattgccggTAAGGCAAttattgtgttggtctctgccgaACAACAGTGCGAGTCAGTCATGATTATATAGTCCTCCCGCCCTCGGAAGTCTCCGGCCCTCATTTCACCCTGCTCGGGCGTCACtctgtgccaggctgggctctctGTGTTACGCAGCAGCTTCCTGCTGGTCATCAGTTTCACACATGATGGATGCCAATGCCACTTTCTCAGttagtcccaccctctccttagcccctgtgcccacaagtccattctctgtgtctgcatctccattccttctctgtaaataggtcatcagttctatttttctatattccaaagATGCgcattaatataccatattttgtttttctctttctgacttacttcactctgtatgacaggctctaggctcaccCACCTCACTTCAGCTGCCTCAAATCCAttcctcttttatggctgagtaatactccattgcatgTATCAAACATGATTGTTTTTCCTATGTGGCCCTAGATGATCTCCTCCCCTTTTCACTGTCCTTTCTCATATTACACTCATCTGGAATCTTCCGTGTTCTGCAGTGTCCACTGCAGAGCAGCAGGGTACCCACTGCATTGATGTTTACACACTAAGTTGGCTGAGGAAAATACAATGTGTATCACCTTCCCTCCCTAAAGAAGGGAGTTTTCATTCAATTCACTTGTTAACTTAGAAATTAAATCTTTACCTTATTGCACAAAACACAACAACGCATGGAAACAAGTGGCCCAGTACGAACAAGTAAAGCAAAGGAGCAGAAAACCTTATTAACACTGAAAAATGGTAGAAAACATAACTGTCTCAGTGGAAGCTAAGAAAGCTAATCGGTGTCTTTCAATATTTAATGTTGACTAAAGGCAtattaagtgacttagcagcagcagcagcaaaggcatattaaaaacaaaaaaggtttttttcctttacataatGTGTTTATGTTTATAGTAGAACCAATAATATGACTGAAGGAAGATATTTGGGACAGTTTCCTTAGAAGATAAGatctaggcaagaatgcttgtCACCATTTGAAACTACAGCTTTCTGAGCTGTAAACGAGGAATAATTGGAATGGGACCTATTTCTTGAGGGTGGTTTAGGTTCCACGCATGGCTATTAGCAAAGCGCTCAGAGCAGCATACAGTAAGCATACAGATGTGTTTgtgtaatgaataaataaagcaaaataaaacaaactgcaGAGTATAAGATTGCTGAACTAGTTATGCGGCAAGGAAAACAAATGACACAGAAAGGGGaagtgaagaaaggagaaaaatcacatttGCTGGAGATCTGAACGTATTCTTGTGCAAGGTAAGTCTCCAAACCTTTGGGAAAATCCCAACTTAGAAACATCTTCGCCTCTGTctcctgtgaaagtgaagtttaaaggggataattatgttttaaattattttttttaaaccatagtcATTCTCTAAGTATTAAACCACTGTTTCCCAAACCAGTGTCTCATGGTACACTGTGCACCATGAGAAAAATGCTTGTTCTCAGATAAGTTTGAGAAACAttgaattaaacaaaatgaagcaaatttatttatttgttaagaTTTCCCAGAGCTTTTAATGTGAAAACATTCATGGTGACTcaaaaagggaaagagggagagagcgaAAGATGTATGATATCCAGCTTTGCTCTTATGCTGGGTGGCTGGATACTCCCCTTAGCAGAATGAGTTTGTCTACACAGCAGCCTTGCAGTGGGAGGGACTCAATTTTGAACCCCggtaaaatgataaattattacATATCATGGCCTTTCAGGGTCTCTTGCAATTTATTGAAACCATGACTGTTCCATCATGAATGTGGAAGATTTACTCTACTGGACAAACACGAAGAAATTAATCTGAGATATAGATATAAGTGAACTGAACAATTATTTTTGTTACTATTATGATTGCTTGACATCCATGTCAAATTCATTGTAATAATGATGGAAAACCTTCAAACCTTTGTTCTTTTTGCTTGAGAACAAATTTAATCTACCAAAGAAGAGTTTTGCTCAGGGAAAGTTGTGAAACATTAGTAGAATGATAATACAGGGAGAAATAGAAAGCTAATCTCTCCAGTTGCTGAGAAGGTGTAACGGTAAGAAAGGTGAGTCTGCTTTCTGCATTATAACAATTTAATGAAATGTttaggagaatcccatgaactgatcGTGAAAACCATGTGGGAGAAAAAGGGGTGGGAATGCACAGACGACGTTAGTGAAATCGATGATGCTGGGAAATGCTTAAGAGTAATGGTGGTGGATTtacttaactgaaaaaaaaagttaaaaaatatattgtgagCTGAAAATCACTCAGTGGTGTTACTCAGT belongs to Bos indicus x Bos taurus breed Angus x Brahman F1 hybrid chromosome 15, Bos_hybrid_MaternalHap_v2.0, whole genome shotgun sequence and includes:
- the LRRC55 gene encoding leucine-rich repeat-containing protein 55 gives rise to the protein MGSVQHHCCPQLKMGDAWAHRPWPGPPRPALLLVPLLVAAGVIPSDGGASCPVLCTCHNQAVDCSGQRLFSVPPELPVDTRNLSLAHNRIAAVPPGYLTCYRELRVLSLRNNSLVELPAGLFLHAKRLAHLDLSYNNLSHVPAGMFQAAHSLMRIDLSHNPGLRRVHPLAFQGLAQLRDLDLSFGGLAFLSLEALEGLPGLVTLQIGGNPWVCGCTMEPLLKWLRNRIQRCTADSQLAECRGPPEVEGAPLFSLTEESFKACHLTLTLDDYLFIAFVGFVVSIASVATNFLLGITANCCHRWSKASEEEEI